A section of the Ovis canadensis isolate MfBH-ARS-UI-01 breed Bighorn chromosome 1, ARS-UI_OviCan_v2, whole genome shotgun sequence genome encodes:
- the LOC138428947 gene encoding olfactory receptor 2A5-like, producing MWMPPGQNQSWVSEFILLGFSSDPMTNRTLFGAFLLLFLSSVLGNGLIITLICLDTHLHTPMYFFLCILSLLDTGCVTTTVPQMLVHLLSQSQTISFAGCWLQMYMFGALALTEGFFLVVMAFDRYVAICYPLRYTVILSWGLCTRLSAGTWACGFFSSLIHTFFTMRLPYCGPNVVNHYFCEGPSVRNLACMDTHVIEMVDSVISVLMVVAPLLLIVASYIRIAQTIFKIKSVQARCKAFSTCASHLTVTTFFYAPATYIYMKPNSRYSPEQDKHVSLFYNVFSALLNPVVYSLRNKDIKVAFLKVMGKGRVIC from the coding sequence ATGTGGATGCCTCCAGGGCAGAACCAAAGCTGGGTTTCTGAATTTATCCTGCTTGGTTTCTCCAGTGACCCCATGACCAACAGGACCCTCTTTGGtgccttccttcttcttttcctgaGCTCAGTCCTTGGCAATGGGCTCATCATCACCCTGATATGCTTGGACACGCATCTCCACACTcccatgtatttcttcctctGTATCCTCTCCCTGCTGGATACAGGCTGTGTCACCACCACTGTGCCCCAGATGTTGGTACATCTTCTTTCTCAATCTCAGACCATCTCCTTTGCTGGTTGTTGGCTACAGATGTACATGTTTGGTGCACTGGCCCTGACTGAGGGTTTTTTCCTTGTAGTTATGGCCTTTGACCGGTACGTGGCCATCTGCTATCCACTGCGTTATACTGTCATCCTCAGCTGGGGCCTGTGCACACGACTGTCAGCTGGGACCTGGGCCTGtggtttcttttcctctctgatcCACACTTTTTTCACCATGAGGCTGCCATACTGTGGGCCCAACGTGGTCAACCACTACTTCTGTGAAGGCCCTTCAGTACGAAATTTGGCTTGCATGGATACTCATGTCATTGAAATGGTGGATTCGGTCATCAGTGTCTTGATGGTTGTTGCCCCACTCTTGCTCATTGTGGCCTCCTACATCCGTATTGCCCAGACCATTTTCAAGATTAAGTCTGTGCAGGCCCGCTGCAAGGCTTTCTCCACCTGCGCTTCCCACCTGACTGTGACCACGTTCTTCTATGCTCCAGCCACCTACATCTACATGAAGCCCAATTCAAGGTATTCCCCTGAGCAAGACAAGCACGTATCACTCTTTTACAATGTCTTCTCTGCCCTCCTCAACCCTGTGGTCTACAGTCTGAGGAACAAGGACATCAAGGTGGCTTTTCTCAAAGTGATGGGGAAGGGTAGAGTGATCTGCTGA